The Malus domestica chromosome 13, GDT2T_hap1 genome includes a window with the following:
- the LOC103452201 gene encoding katanin p80 WD40 repeat-containing subunit B1 homolog KTN80.3 isoform X4 → MTTKRAYKLQEFVAHSAAVNCLKIGRKSSRVLVTGGEDHKVNLWAIGKPNALLSLSGHTSGIDSVSFDSSEVLVAAGAASGTIKLWDLEEAKIVRTLTGHRSNCISVDFHPFGEFFASGSLDTNLKIWDIRKKGCIHTYKGHTRGVNAIRFTPDGRWVVSCGEDNTVKLWDLTAGKMLHDFKCHEGQVQCIDFHPHEFLLATGSADRTVKFWDLETFELIGSAGPETTGVRSLTFSPDGRALLCGLHESLKVFSWEPIRCHDVVEVGWSRLSDLTVHEGKLLGCSYNQSCVGVWVVDILRIEPYAIGNASRLSGHSESKSLSVKETKSLGRLSVSQNSDLVKEPKIIASTGSFPVTPQRINLNSSPKTIAASSVAVPTVTTLKRSSTKTHSTANIPTFNKSDVIPVIVPRTSMRSELSAESRKEVGIAGRPLAFSLQSKATDLRKLSNSREEVDKPAVSSVSESPASKAIELSSAADKNGFSTVINSTREIHAEKNTKDDICFGPGKHETSSMMEPTASYQHESYEAPGHKVSGDAHFAEGQRGGRMRSIAVNWEKRERNSNYEGPTSNGTMGTASAPNITPLIAFKQRGYPTSTEKETVTASDEDAVADLLEKHNLFVGSMQSRLAKLQVVYRYWERNDVKAVLGAMEKMADHAVIADVVGIMTEKFDIVTLDICTCLLPLLTGLLESNMDRHLGISLEMLLKLVRVFGSVIYSAISASSSVGVDIEAEKRLERCNICFMELEKVKCSLPALTRGGSIAKSAQELNLALQEIS, encoded by the exons atGACTACTAAACGCGCTTACAAGCTAC AGGAATTTGTAGCACATTCTGCAGCTGTGAATTGCCTCAAGATTGGCAGAAAATCTTCGAGAGTTCTTGTCACCGGCGGAGAAGATCACAAGGTCAATCTCTGGGCCATTGGGAAACCCAATGCCTTACTG AGTTTGTCTGGACACACCAGTGGAATTGATTCAGTAAGCTTTGATTCTTCAGAGGTCTTAGTAGCTGCAGGAGCTGCAAGTGGGACAATTAAGCTTTGGGATTTAGAGGAGGCAAAGA TTGTTCGCACACTTACCGGTCACAGATCCAATTGTATATCTGTGGACTTTCATCCTTTTGGGGAGTTCTTTGCATCTGGCTCCTtagacacaaatctcaaaatatgGGATATCAGGAAGAAGGGGTGTATTCACACATACAAAGGCCATACACGAGGGGTCAATGCTATCAGATTTACCCCGGATGGCCGCTGGGTTGTTTCTTGTGGAGAGGACAACACTGTGAAG TTGTGGGACCTGACTGCTGGAAAGATGCTGCATGATTTCAAGTGTCATGAGGGCCAAGTTCAGTGCATAGACTTTCATCCCCATGAGTTTCTGCTAGCAACAG GTTCAGCGGATAGGACAGTCAAATTTTGGGACCTCGAAACCTTTGAGCTAATTGGCTCAGCTGGACCTGAG ACAACTGGAGTGCGTTCTTTGACTTTTAGCCCGGATGGGAGAGCCCTACTCTGTGGATTGCATGAAAGTTTAAAG GTTTTCTCGTGGGAGCCAATAAGATGCCATGATGTTGTGGAGGTGGGATGGTCTCGATTGTCAGATCTTACTGTTCATGAGGGAAAGCTTCTTGGATGCTCATACAATCAGAGTTGTGTTGGAGTGTGGGTTGTAGACATCTTG CGCATAGAACCGTATGCAATTGGTAATGCCAGCAGATTGAGTGGGCACTCAGAATCTAAATCATTGTCTG TGAAGGAAACAAAGTCTCTTGGAAGGTTATCAGTTTCTCAGAATTCAGATCTCGTTAAGGAGCCAAAAATTATTGCAT CCACAGGAAGTTTTCCTGTTACTCCTCAAAGGATCAATTTGAATTCCAGTCCAAAAACTATTGCGGCTAGTTCAGTGGCAGTTCCTACTGTAACAACCCTGAAGAGGAGTTCTACTAAGACCCATTCAACAGCTAATATTCCAACATTTAACAAGTCTGATGTCATACCTGTAATTGTCCCAAGAACTAGTATGAGGTCGGAGCTGTCAGCTGAGTCTAGAAAAGAGGTCGGCATTGCTGGAAGGCCACTGGCGTTTTCTTTGCAGTCAAAGGCAACTGATCTCCGGAAGTTGTCCAATAGCAGAGAAGAAGTGGATAAGCCAGCTGTGTCTTCAGTGTCTGAATCCCCTGCTTCTAAGGCTATTGAATTAAGCAGTGCGGCAGATAAGAATGGCTTCTCAACAGTTATAAATTCAACTCGGGAAATACATGCTGAAAAAAACACAAAGGATGATATATGTTTTGGGCCTGGGAAGCATGAAACAAGTTCAATGATGGAGCCGACTGCGAGTTACCAGCATGAAAGTT atgAGGCTCCAGGGCACAAGGTGAGTGGAGATGCACATTTTGCTGAAGGTCAAAGAGGAG GGAGAATGCGCTCAATTGCTGTAAATtgggagaaaagagagagaaattcTAACTACGAGGGACCTACTTCCAATGGTACCATGGGAACAGCATCTGCACCAAACATTACCCCTTTAATTGCG TTTAAGCAACGAGGTTATCCTACATCTACTGAAAAAGAAACAGTGACTGCTAGTGATGAGGATGCTGTTGCAGATCTCCTGGAAAAACACAATCTATTTGTTGGCTCCATGCAATCTCGTCTTGCCAAATTACAG GTAGTCTATAGATATTGGGAAAGGAATGATGTTAAGGCGGTTCTTGGTGCAATGGAGAAGATGGCTGATCATGCT GTCATTGCAGATGTAGTTGGCATTATGACAGAAAAATTTGATATTGTCACGCTGGATATATGCACTTGTCTTCTGCCACTCCTCACTGGCCTTCTAGAAAGTAACATGGATAG GCATTTAGGCATTTCTTTGGAAATGCTGCTCAAGTTGGTTAGAGTATTTGGTTCTGTGATCTATTCAGCAATATCTGCATCATCATCTGTTGGCGTTGATATTGAAGCCGAGAAAAG GCTGGAGCGTTGCAACATCTGTTTTATGGAGCTTGAAAAGGTCAAATGCAGTTTGCCTGCTCTTACCAG AGGAGGATCAATTGCAAAGTCTGCACAGGAGTTGAATTTAGCTCTTCAGGAAATTTCATGA
- the LOC103451428 gene encoding ferredoxin-thioredoxin reductase, variable chain has protein sequence MSIATVAAAASSSLSAAADVGQMKSFSFSFPSCWAVSFSHHKLTPTPPAHCPRRRKLSRRVICEVAAADVSPSTSSDEATAAAASSKIGARVTVKVPLKVYHVPRVPEVDITGMEGELKQYVGLWKGKRISANLPYKVQFVVDVQGRGAVKFFAHLKEDEFEYL, from the coding sequence ATGAGTATCGCAACAGTGGCAGCCGCCGCCTCTTCATCCCTGAGCGCAGCAGCAGATGTGGGACAGATGAAATCGTTCTCATTttctttcccttcttgttgggcAGTTTCATTTTCACATCACAAACTCACTCCCACCCCTCCTGCTCACTGCCCACGGAGGAGGAAATTAAGTAGAAGGGTAATTTGCGAGGTCGCTGCCGCCGATGTATCTCCATCAACATCATCAGATGAAGccaccgccgccgccgcctCCTCCAAGATCGGAGCTAGGGTTACAGTGAAGGTGCCTCTGAAGGTGTACCACGTGCCCAGAGTTCCGGAGGTAGACATTACTGGCATGGAAGGTGAGCTGAAGCAGTACGTTGGGCTGTGGAAGGGCAAGCGGATTTCAGCCAATCTCCCTTATAAGGTGCAGTTCGTCGTCGACGTTCAAGGCCGTGGCGCAGTTAAGTTCTTCGCCCATCTCAAGGAGGACGAGTTCGAATATCTTTAA
- the LOC103452201 gene encoding katanin p80 WD40 repeat-containing subunit B1 homolog KTN80.4 isoform X2: MTTKRAYKLQEFVAHSAAVNCLKIGRKSSRVLVTGGEDHKVNLWAIGKPNALLSLSGHTSGIDSVSFDSSEVLVAAGAASGTIKLWDLEEAKIVRTLTGHRSNCISVDFHPFGEFFASGSLDTNLKIWDIRKKGCIHTYKGHTRGVNAIRFTPDGRWVVSCGEDNTVKLWDLTAGKMLHDFKCHEGQVQCIDFHPHEFLLATGSADRTVKFWDLETFELIGSAGPETTGVRSLTFSPDGRALLCGLHESLKVFSWEPIRCHDVVEVGWSRLSDLTVHEGKLLGCSYNQSCVGVWVVDILRIEPYAIGNASRLSGHSESKSLSGGNLSVLNENAAKSSLGRLSISHNSDSLVKETKSLGRLSVSQNSDLVKEPKIIASTGSFPVTPQRINLNSSPKTIAASSVAVPTVTTLKRSSTKTHSTANIPTFNKSDVIPVIVPRTSMRSELSAESRKEVGIAGRPLAFSLQSKATDLRKLSNSREEVDKPAVSSVSESPASKAIELSSAADKNGFSTVINSTREIHAEKNTKDDICFGPGKHETSSMMEPTASYQHESYEAPGHKVSGDAHFAEGQRGGRMRSIAVNWEKRERNSNYEGPTSNGTMGTASAPNITPLIAFKQRGYPTSTEKETVTASDEDAVADLLEKHNLFVGSMQSRLAKLQVVYRYWERNDVKAVLGAMEKMADHAVIADVVGIMTEKFDIVTLDICTCLLPLLTGLLESNMDRHLGISLEMLLKLVRVFGSVIYSAISASSSVGVDIEAEKRLERCNICFMELEKVKCSLPALTRGGSIAKSAQELNLALQEIS, translated from the exons atGACTACTAAACGCGCTTACAAGCTAC AGGAATTTGTAGCACATTCTGCAGCTGTGAATTGCCTCAAGATTGGCAGAAAATCTTCGAGAGTTCTTGTCACCGGCGGAGAAGATCACAAGGTCAATCTCTGGGCCATTGGGAAACCCAATGCCTTACTG AGTTTGTCTGGACACACCAGTGGAATTGATTCAGTAAGCTTTGATTCTTCAGAGGTCTTAGTAGCTGCAGGAGCTGCAAGTGGGACAATTAAGCTTTGGGATTTAGAGGAGGCAAAGA TTGTTCGCACACTTACCGGTCACAGATCCAATTGTATATCTGTGGACTTTCATCCTTTTGGGGAGTTCTTTGCATCTGGCTCCTtagacacaaatctcaaaatatgGGATATCAGGAAGAAGGGGTGTATTCACACATACAAAGGCCATACACGAGGGGTCAATGCTATCAGATTTACCCCGGATGGCCGCTGGGTTGTTTCTTGTGGAGAGGACAACACTGTGAAG TTGTGGGACCTGACTGCTGGAAAGATGCTGCATGATTTCAAGTGTCATGAGGGCCAAGTTCAGTGCATAGACTTTCATCCCCATGAGTTTCTGCTAGCAACAG GTTCAGCGGATAGGACAGTCAAATTTTGGGACCTCGAAACCTTTGAGCTAATTGGCTCAGCTGGACCTGAG ACAACTGGAGTGCGTTCTTTGACTTTTAGCCCGGATGGGAGAGCCCTACTCTGTGGATTGCATGAAAGTTTAAAG GTTTTCTCGTGGGAGCCAATAAGATGCCATGATGTTGTGGAGGTGGGATGGTCTCGATTGTCAGATCTTACTGTTCATGAGGGAAAGCTTCTTGGATGCTCATACAATCAGAGTTGTGTTGGAGTGTGGGTTGTAGACATCTTG CGCATAGAACCGTATGCAATTGGTAATGCCAGCAGATTGAGTGGGCACTCAGAATCTAAATCATTGTCTGGTGGGAATCTCTCCGTGCTCAATGAAAATGCTGCTAAATCTAGTTTGGGCCGGTTATCTATTTCTCACAATTCAGATTCTTTAGTGAAGGAAACAAAGTCTCTTGGAAGGTTATCAGTTTCTCAGAATTCAGATCTCGTTAAGGAGCCAAAAATTATTGCAT CCACAGGAAGTTTTCCTGTTACTCCTCAAAGGATCAATTTGAATTCCAGTCCAAAAACTATTGCGGCTAGTTCAGTGGCAGTTCCTACTGTAACAACCCTGAAGAGGAGTTCTACTAAGACCCATTCAACAGCTAATATTCCAACATTTAACAAGTCTGATGTCATACCTGTAATTGTCCCAAGAACTAGTATGAGGTCGGAGCTGTCAGCTGAGTCTAGAAAAGAGGTCGGCATTGCTGGAAGGCCACTGGCGTTTTCTTTGCAGTCAAAGGCAACTGATCTCCGGAAGTTGTCCAATAGCAGAGAAGAAGTGGATAAGCCAGCTGTGTCTTCAGTGTCTGAATCCCCTGCTTCTAAGGCTATTGAATTAAGCAGTGCGGCAGATAAGAATGGCTTCTCAACAGTTATAAATTCAACTCGGGAAATACATGCTGAAAAAAACACAAAGGATGATATATGTTTTGGGCCTGGGAAGCATGAAACAAGTTCAATGATGGAGCCGACTGCGAGTTACCAGCATGAAAGTT atgAGGCTCCAGGGCACAAGGTGAGTGGAGATGCACATTTTGCTGAAGGTCAAAGAGGAG GGAGAATGCGCTCAATTGCTGTAAATtgggagaaaagagagagaaattcTAACTACGAGGGACCTACTTCCAATGGTACCATGGGAACAGCATCTGCACCAAACATTACCCCTTTAATTGCG TTTAAGCAACGAGGTTATCCTACATCTACTGAAAAAGAAACAGTGACTGCTAGTGATGAGGATGCTGTTGCAGATCTCCTGGAAAAACACAATCTATTTGTTGGCTCCATGCAATCTCGTCTTGCCAAATTACAG GTAGTCTATAGATATTGGGAAAGGAATGATGTTAAGGCGGTTCTTGGTGCAATGGAGAAGATGGCTGATCATGCT GTCATTGCAGATGTAGTTGGCATTATGACAGAAAAATTTGATATTGTCACGCTGGATATATGCACTTGTCTTCTGCCACTCCTCACTGGCCTTCTAGAAAGTAACATGGATAG GCATTTAGGCATTTCTTTGGAAATGCTGCTCAAGTTGGTTAGAGTATTTGGTTCTGTGATCTATTCAGCAATATCTGCATCATCATCTGTTGGCGTTGATATTGAAGCCGAGAAAAG GCTGGAGCGTTGCAACATCTGTTTTATGGAGCTTGAAAAGGTCAAATGCAGTTTGCCTGCTCTTACCAG AGGAGGATCAATTGCAAAGTCTGCACAGGAGTTGAATTTAGCTCTTCAGGAAATTTCATGA
- the LOC103452201 gene encoding katanin p80 WD40 repeat-containing subunit B1 homolog KTN80.3 isoform X3, with protein MTTKRAYKLQEFVAHSAAVNCLKIGRKSSRVLVTGGEDHKVNLWAIGKPNALLSLSGHTSGIDSVSFDSSEVLVAAGAASGTIKLWDLEEAKIVRTLTGHRSNCISVDFHPFGEFFASGSLDTNLKIWDIRKKGCIHTYKGHTRGVNAIRFTPDGRWVVSCGEDNTVKLWDLTAGKMLHDFKCHEGQVQCIDFHPHEFLLATGSADRTVKFWDLETFELIGSAGPETTGVRSLTFSPDGRALLCGLHESLKVFSWEPIRCHDVVEVGWSRLSDLTVHEGKLLGCSYNQSCVGVWVVDILRIEPYAIGNASRLSGHSESKSLSVKETKSLGRLSVSQNSDLVKEPKIIASTGSFPVTPQRINLNSSPKTIAASSVAVPTVTTLKRSSTKTHSTANIPTFNKSDVIPVIVPRTSMRSELSAESRKEVGIAGRPLAFSLQSKATDLRKLSNSREEVDKPAVSSVSESPASKAIELSSAADKNGFSTVINSTREIHAEKNTKDDICFGPGKHETSSMMEPTASYQHESYEAPGHKVSGDAHFAEGQRGGRMRSIAVNWEKRERNSNYEGPTSNGTMGTASAPNITPLIAFKQRGYPTSTEKETVTASDEDAVADLLEKHNLFVGSMQSRLAKLQVVYRYWERNDVKAVLGAMEKMADHAVIADVVGIMTEKFDIVTLDICTCLLPLLTGLLESNMDRHLGISLEMLLKLVRVFGSVIYSAISASSSVGVDIEAEKRLERCNICFMELEKVKCSLPALTRRGGSIAKSAQELNLALQEIS; from the exons atGACTACTAAACGCGCTTACAAGCTAC AGGAATTTGTAGCACATTCTGCAGCTGTGAATTGCCTCAAGATTGGCAGAAAATCTTCGAGAGTTCTTGTCACCGGCGGAGAAGATCACAAGGTCAATCTCTGGGCCATTGGGAAACCCAATGCCTTACTG AGTTTGTCTGGACACACCAGTGGAATTGATTCAGTAAGCTTTGATTCTTCAGAGGTCTTAGTAGCTGCAGGAGCTGCAAGTGGGACAATTAAGCTTTGGGATTTAGAGGAGGCAAAGA TTGTTCGCACACTTACCGGTCACAGATCCAATTGTATATCTGTGGACTTTCATCCTTTTGGGGAGTTCTTTGCATCTGGCTCCTtagacacaaatctcaaaatatgGGATATCAGGAAGAAGGGGTGTATTCACACATACAAAGGCCATACACGAGGGGTCAATGCTATCAGATTTACCCCGGATGGCCGCTGGGTTGTTTCTTGTGGAGAGGACAACACTGTGAAG TTGTGGGACCTGACTGCTGGAAAGATGCTGCATGATTTCAAGTGTCATGAGGGCCAAGTTCAGTGCATAGACTTTCATCCCCATGAGTTTCTGCTAGCAACAG GTTCAGCGGATAGGACAGTCAAATTTTGGGACCTCGAAACCTTTGAGCTAATTGGCTCAGCTGGACCTGAG ACAACTGGAGTGCGTTCTTTGACTTTTAGCCCGGATGGGAGAGCCCTACTCTGTGGATTGCATGAAAGTTTAAAG GTTTTCTCGTGGGAGCCAATAAGATGCCATGATGTTGTGGAGGTGGGATGGTCTCGATTGTCAGATCTTACTGTTCATGAGGGAAAGCTTCTTGGATGCTCATACAATCAGAGTTGTGTTGGAGTGTGGGTTGTAGACATCTTG CGCATAGAACCGTATGCAATTGGTAATGCCAGCAGATTGAGTGGGCACTCAGAATCTAAATCATTGTCTG TGAAGGAAACAAAGTCTCTTGGAAGGTTATCAGTTTCTCAGAATTCAGATCTCGTTAAGGAGCCAAAAATTATTGCAT CCACAGGAAGTTTTCCTGTTACTCCTCAAAGGATCAATTTGAATTCCAGTCCAAAAACTATTGCGGCTAGTTCAGTGGCAGTTCCTACTGTAACAACCCTGAAGAGGAGTTCTACTAAGACCCATTCAACAGCTAATATTCCAACATTTAACAAGTCTGATGTCATACCTGTAATTGTCCCAAGAACTAGTATGAGGTCGGAGCTGTCAGCTGAGTCTAGAAAAGAGGTCGGCATTGCTGGAAGGCCACTGGCGTTTTCTTTGCAGTCAAAGGCAACTGATCTCCGGAAGTTGTCCAATAGCAGAGAAGAAGTGGATAAGCCAGCTGTGTCTTCAGTGTCTGAATCCCCTGCTTCTAAGGCTATTGAATTAAGCAGTGCGGCAGATAAGAATGGCTTCTCAACAGTTATAAATTCAACTCGGGAAATACATGCTGAAAAAAACACAAAGGATGATATATGTTTTGGGCCTGGGAAGCATGAAACAAGTTCAATGATGGAGCCGACTGCGAGTTACCAGCATGAAAGTT atgAGGCTCCAGGGCACAAGGTGAGTGGAGATGCACATTTTGCTGAAGGTCAAAGAGGAG GGAGAATGCGCTCAATTGCTGTAAATtgggagaaaagagagagaaattcTAACTACGAGGGACCTACTTCCAATGGTACCATGGGAACAGCATCTGCACCAAACATTACCCCTTTAATTGCG TTTAAGCAACGAGGTTATCCTACATCTACTGAAAAAGAAACAGTGACTGCTAGTGATGAGGATGCTGTTGCAGATCTCCTGGAAAAACACAATCTATTTGTTGGCTCCATGCAATCTCGTCTTGCCAAATTACAG GTAGTCTATAGATATTGGGAAAGGAATGATGTTAAGGCGGTTCTTGGTGCAATGGAGAAGATGGCTGATCATGCT GTCATTGCAGATGTAGTTGGCATTATGACAGAAAAATTTGATATTGTCACGCTGGATATATGCACTTGTCTTCTGCCACTCCTCACTGGCCTTCTAGAAAGTAACATGGATAG GCATTTAGGCATTTCTTTGGAAATGCTGCTCAAGTTGGTTAGAGTATTTGGTTCTGTGATCTATTCAGCAATATCTGCATCATCATCTGTTGGCGTTGATATTGAAGCCGAGAAAAG GCTGGAGCGTTGCAACATCTGTTTTATGGAGCTTGAAAAGGTCAAATGCAGTTTGCCTGCTCTTACCAG AAGAGGAGGATCAATTGCAAAGTCTGCACAGGAGTTGAATTTAGCTCTTCAGGAAATTTCATGA
- the LOC103452201 gene encoding katanin p80 WD40 repeat-containing subunit B1 homolog KTN80.4 isoform X1 — translation MTTKRAYKLQEFVAHSAAVNCLKIGRKSSRVLVTGGEDHKVNLWAIGKPNALLSLSGHTSGIDSVSFDSSEVLVAAGAASGTIKLWDLEEAKIVRTLTGHRSNCISVDFHPFGEFFASGSLDTNLKIWDIRKKGCIHTYKGHTRGVNAIRFTPDGRWVVSCGEDNTVKLWDLTAGKMLHDFKCHEGQVQCIDFHPHEFLLATGSADRTVKFWDLETFELIGSAGPETTGVRSLTFSPDGRALLCGLHESLKVFSWEPIRCHDVVEVGWSRLSDLTVHEGKLLGCSYNQSCVGVWVVDILRIEPYAIGNASRLSGHSESKSLSGGNLSVLNENAAKSSLGRLSISHNSDSLVKETKSLGRLSVSQNSDLVKEPKIIASTGSFPVTPQRINLNSSPKTIAASSVAVPTVTTLKRSSTKTHSTANIPTFNKSDVIPVIVPRTSMRSELSAESRKEVGIAGRPLAFSLQSKATDLRKLSNSREEVDKPAVSSVSESPASKAIELSSAADKNGFSTVINSTREIHAEKNTKDDICFGPGKHETSSMMEPTASYQHESYEAPGHKVSGDAHFAEGQRGGRMRSIAVNWEKRERNSNYEGPTSNGTMGTASAPNITPLIAFKQRGYPTSTEKETVTASDEDAVADLLEKHNLFVGSMQSRLAKLQVVYRYWERNDVKAVLGAMEKMADHAVIADVVGIMTEKFDIVTLDICTCLLPLLTGLLESNMDRHLGISLEMLLKLVRVFGSVIYSAISASSSVGVDIEAEKRLERCNICFMELEKVKCSLPALTRRGGSIAKSAQELNLALQEIS, via the exons atGACTACTAAACGCGCTTACAAGCTAC AGGAATTTGTAGCACATTCTGCAGCTGTGAATTGCCTCAAGATTGGCAGAAAATCTTCGAGAGTTCTTGTCACCGGCGGAGAAGATCACAAGGTCAATCTCTGGGCCATTGGGAAACCCAATGCCTTACTG AGTTTGTCTGGACACACCAGTGGAATTGATTCAGTAAGCTTTGATTCTTCAGAGGTCTTAGTAGCTGCAGGAGCTGCAAGTGGGACAATTAAGCTTTGGGATTTAGAGGAGGCAAAGA TTGTTCGCACACTTACCGGTCACAGATCCAATTGTATATCTGTGGACTTTCATCCTTTTGGGGAGTTCTTTGCATCTGGCTCCTtagacacaaatctcaaaatatgGGATATCAGGAAGAAGGGGTGTATTCACACATACAAAGGCCATACACGAGGGGTCAATGCTATCAGATTTACCCCGGATGGCCGCTGGGTTGTTTCTTGTGGAGAGGACAACACTGTGAAG TTGTGGGACCTGACTGCTGGAAAGATGCTGCATGATTTCAAGTGTCATGAGGGCCAAGTTCAGTGCATAGACTTTCATCCCCATGAGTTTCTGCTAGCAACAG GTTCAGCGGATAGGACAGTCAAATTTTGGGACCTCGAAACCTTTGAGCTAATTGGCTCAGCTGGACCTGAG ACAACTGGAGTGCGTTCTTTGACTTTTAGCCCGGATGGGAGAGCCCTACTCTGTGGATTGCATGAAAGTTTAAAG GTTTTCTCGTGGGAGCCAATAAGATGCCATGATGTTGTGGAGGTGGGATGGTCTCGATTGTCAGATCTTACTGTTCATGAGGGAAAGCTTCTTGGATGCTCATACAATCAGAGTTGTGTTGGAGTGTGGGTTGTAGACATCTTG CGCATAGAACCGTATGCAATTGGTAATGCCAGCAGATTGAGTGGGCACTCAGAATCTAAATCATTGTCTGGTGGGAATCTCTCCGTGCTCAATGAAAATGCTGCTAAATCTAGTTTGGGCCGGTTATCTATTTCTCACAATTCAGATTCTTTAGTGAAGGAAACAAAGTCTCTTGGAAGGTTATCAGTTTCTCAGAATTCAGATCTCGTTAAGGAGCCAAAAATTATTGCAT CCACAGGAAGTTTTCCTGTTACTCCTCAAAGGATCAATTTGAATTCCAGTCCAAAAACTATTGCGGCTAGTTCAGTGGCAGTTCCTACTGTAACAACCCTGAAGAGGAGTTCTACTAAGACCCATTCAACAGCTAATATTCCAACATTTAACAAGTCTGATGTCATACCTGTAATTGTCCCAAGAACTAGTATGAGGTCGGAGCTGTCAGCTGAGTCTAGAAAAGAGGTCGGCATTGCTGGAAGGCCACTGGCGTTTTCTTTGCAGTCAAAGGCAACTGATCTCCGGAAGTTGTCCAATAGCAGAGAAGAAGTGGATAAGCCAGCTGTGTCTTCAGTGTCTGAATCCCCTGCTTCTAAGGCTATTGAATTAAGCAGTGCGGCAGATAAGAATGGCTTCTCAACAGTTATAAATTCAACTCGGGAAATACATGCTGAAAAAAACACAAAGGATGATATATGTTTTGGGCCTGGGAAGCATGAAACAAGTTCAATGATGGAGCCGACTGCGAGTTACCAGCATGAAAGTT atgAGGCTCCAGGGCACAAGGTGAGTGGAGATGCACATTTTGCTGAAGGTCAAAGAGGAG GGAGAATGCGCTCAATTGCTGTAAATtgggagaaaagagagagaaattcTAACTACGAGGGACCTACTTCCAATGGTACCATGGGAACAGCATCTGCACCAAACATTACCCCTTTAATTGCG TTTAAGCAACGAGGTTATCCTACATCTACTGAAAAAGAAACAGTGACTGCTAGTGATGAGGATGCTGTTGCAGATCTCCTGGAAAAACACAATCTATTTGTTGGCTCCATGCAATCTCGTCTTGCCAAATTACAG GTAGTCTATAGATATTGGGAAAGGAATGATGTTAAGGCGGTTCTTGGTGCAATGGAGAAGATGGCTGATCATGCT GTCATTGCAGATGTAGTTGGCATTATGACAGAAAAATTTGATATTGTCACGCTGGATATATGCACTTGTCTTCTGCCACTCCTCACTGGCCTTCTAGAAAGTAACATGGATAG GCATTTAGGCATTTCTTTGGAAATGCTGCTCAAGTTGGTTAGAGTATTTGGTTCTGTGATCTATTCAGCAATATCTGCATCATCATCTGTTGGCGTTGATATTGAAGCCGAGAAAAG GCTGGAGCGTTGCAACATCTGTTTTATGGAGCTTGAAAAGGTCAAATGCAGTTTGCCTGCTCTTACCAG AAGAGGAGGATCAATTGCAAAGTCTGCACAGGAGTTGAATTTAGCTCTTCAGGAAATTTCATGA